The proteins below come from a single Uloborus diversus isolate 005 chromosome 10, Udiv.v.3.1, whole genome shotgun sequence genomic window:
- the LOC129231804 gene encoding uncharacterized protein LOC129231804 isoform X2, which yields MEKELEEQRRLKKLEKEKRKAESKAKQNEKRDKRHMGDNEEEFNGDDVAENAETAPVITVRGFFSSFFLFFLLGSATVFLYHMYQDEHFQRKTLPKLQALATEYNTKFQLYVSRFLSALIPIFKDLKSEFLQVAHHAMILVTKFFRQLEHGVKLLMSF from the exons ATGGAAAAAGAATTGGAAGAGCAAAGACGtcttaaaaaattggagaaaGAAAAACGTAAAGCAGAATCCaaagcaaaacaaaatgaaaaacgtgATAAAAGACACATGGGAGACAATGAGGAGGAATTTAATG GTGATGATGTTGCTGAAAATGCAGAGACTGCTCCAGTGATAACAGTTAGAG GatttttctcatcattttttctatttttcttgttGGGATCTGCAACTGTCTTTTTGTATCACATGTATCAAGATGAACATTTTCAAAGGAAAACACTGCCAAAATTACAAGCTTTAGCCACGGAATATAATACTAAATTCCAACTTTATGTTTCAAGATTTTTATCTGCTTTAATTCCTATTTTTAAAGACTTAAAATCAGAGTTTTTACAGGTTGCTCATCATGCAATGATattagttactaaattttttagaCAATTAGAACATGGTGTCAAATTATTAATGTCATTTTGA
- the LOC129231804 gene encoding uncharacterized protein LOC129231804 isoform X1, with protein MLQKVLADEAKEAVQKEIMEKELEEQRRLKKLEKEKRKAESKAKQNEKRDKRHMGDNEEEFNGDDVAENAETAPVITVRGFFSSFFLFFLLGSATVFLYHMYQDEHFQRKTLPKLQALATEYNTKFQLYVSRFLSALIPIFKDLKSEFLQVAHHAMILVTKFFRQLEHGVKLLMSF; from the exons CAAAAGAAGCTGTTCAGAAGGAAATAATGGAAAAAGAATTGGAAGAGCAAAGACGtcttaaaaaattggagaaaGAAAAACGTAAAGCAGAATCCaaagcaaaacaaaatgaaaaacgtgATAAAAGACACATGGGAGACAATGAGGAGGAATTTAATG GTGATGATGTTGCTGAAAATGCAGAGACTGCTCCAGTGATAACAGTTAGAG GatttttctcatcattttttctatttttcttgttGGGATCTGCAACTGTCTTTTTGTATCACATGTATCAAGATGAACATTTTCAAAGGAAAACACTGCCAAAATTACAAGCTTTAGCCACGGAATATAATACTAAATTCCAACTTTATGTTTCAAGATTTTTATCTGCTTTAATTCCTATTTTTAAAGACTTAAAATCAGAGTTTTTACAGGTTGCTCATCATGCAATGATattagttactaaattttttagaCAATTAGAACATGGTGTCAAATTATTAATGTCATTTTGA